The proteins below come from a single Cannabis sativa cultivar Pink pepper isolate KNU-18-1 chromosome 3, ASM2916894v1, whole genome shotgun sequence genomic window:
- the LOC115711489 gene encoding uncharacterized protein LOC115711489 — MDVRKIVVVVEDVEVARTALQWALHNLVRYGDLITLLHVFPSLRSRSKTKSRLLRLNGFQLALSFQDICNHFPYTKVEIIVTEGDQEGRKISAMVREIGASAIVLGLHDHSFLYKLALAHNDITKSFSCRVLAIRQPPSSASGRKTRARASTTASLALDNSISMDFSQIDISGVLRLPDLPPPKIPYRICPSPSAIIWRSRKSRRK; from the exons atgGATGTGAGGAAAATTGTAGTAGTAGTTGAAGACGTGGAAGTGGCAAGAACAGCTCTCCAATGGGCTCTTCACAATCTCGTTCGCTATGGAGACCTCATCACTCTTCTCCATGTCTTTCCCTCTCTTAGATCCAGGAGCAAGACCAAGAGTCGTCTTCTCCGATTGAATGGCTTCCAGTTAGCTCTCTCTTTCCAGGACATCTGCAACCATTTTCCCTAT ACCAAGGTTGAGATTATTGTGACAGAGGGAGACCAAGAGGGGAGGAAAATTTCCGCCATGGTTAGGGAGATTGGAGCTTCTGCTATTGTTCTTGGTCTCCATGATCATAGTTTTCTCTACAA GTTGGCATTGGCCCACAACGATATTACAAAAAGCTTTAGTTGCAGAGTTTTGGCTATCAGGCAACCACCATCCTCAGCATCAGGGAGAAAGACAAGGGCAAGGGCCAGTACTACTGCTTCACTTGCTCTAGACAATTCAATTAGCATGGATTTTTCACAAATCGACATCAGTGGAGTACTACG GCTGCCTGATCTTCCTCCGCCGAAAATTCCTTACAGAATCTGCCCAAGTCCTTCTGCCATCATCTGGAGATCAAGAAAGTCAAGGAGAAAGTGA